In the genome of Phycisphaerae bacterium RAS1, one region contains:
- the immR gene encoding HTH-type transcriptional regulator ImmR, producing MSIGERLRHARERSGLTLRQVVERTDIGESSLSEYETDKREPRLSQLQALAQVYRRSVAFFLGEGDVPHEVVLWREQPAPEVAADIGAEFRKLAEQYHVLEQLCADRRPVRLAEPDATTPVSGFGKAETLAYQVHAQLQLGDRPGQALLRVLEEVSGLKIFHMDFQPTGTAACTVGETFGPAILLNSGSARWRRNFDLAHELYHILTWRHFRSPAEEDGRVATPDEEKWANKFASVLLMPERALRSAVGKVICDGRLQFADLADIAREFDVSADALVWRMVQLNHFTADAARELLAHYKVNAELWESQRERDNPPTLPERYRALAFRALREGQLSIGRFAEYLGISRSRAMRIAEGEVPDDEPIAVSDS from the coding sequence GTGTCAATTGGTGAACGACTTAGGCATGCACGTGAGCGCTCCGGGCTGACGCTCCGTCAGGTCGTGGAGCGCACTGACATTGGCGAATCGTCGCTTTCGGAGTACGAAACCGACAAACGCGAGCCGCGACTGAGCCAGCTTCAAGCTCTCGCTCAGGTGTACCGGCGTTCTGTCGCGTTCTTCCTCGGCGAGGGCGATGTGCCCCACGAGGTTGTGCTCTGGCGCGAGCAGCCCGCGCCGGAGGTCGCGGCCGACATCGGGGCCGAGTTTCGGAAACTCGCCGAGCAGTATCACGTACTCGAGCAGCTCTGCGCCGATCGCCGACCGGTCCGGCTTGCAGAGCCCGACGCGACAACGCCGGTGAGCGGCTTTGGAAAGGCCGAGACGCTCGCGTACCAGGTGCATGCGCAGTTGCAGCTCGGCGACCGCCCAGGCCAGGCGCTGCTCCGCGTGCTCGAGGAAGTGAGCGGGCTGAAGATCTTTCACATGGATTTTCAGCCGACCGGAACCGCCGCCTGCACGGTCGGCGAGACGTTCGGGCCGGCCATTCTGCTGAACAGCGGCTCGGCGCGCTGGCGCCGCAACTTCGATCTCGCGCACGAGCTGTATCACATCCTGACCTGGCGGCACTTCCGATCGCCGGCCGAGGAGGACGGCCGGGTCGCAACGCCGGACGAAGAAAAGTGGGCAAACAAGTTCGCGAGTGTGCTCCTGATGCCTGAGCGCGCGCTGCGATCGGCGGTCGGAAAGGTGATCTGTGACGGCCGGCTGCAATTCGCCGACCTCGCGGACATTGCGCGCGAGTTCGACGTCTCCGCCGACGCGCTCGTGTGGCGAATGGTGCAGCTCAATCACTTCACCGCGGACGCCGCACGGGAGCTCCTGGCCCACTACAAGGTCAACGCGGAGCTATGGGAGAGCCAGCGCGAGCGTGACAATCCGCCTACGCTTCCCGAGCGCTATCGGGCGCTGGCGTTCCGGGCCCTTCGGGAGGGTCAACTGTCAATCGGCCGTTTCGCCGAGTACCTTGGGATCAGTCGATCGCGCGCGATGCGCATCGCCGAGGGCGAGGTTCCCGACGATGAGCCGATTGCGGTTAGTGATTCTTGA
- a CDS encoding ATP-dependent helicase HepA: protein MIPFVIDNDQHRLSDVLNALLAESHGTPFDVATAYFSVSGYRLVKNELHKVGAFRLLLGAEPESGKDIGLRPDERRVLLARLRGDLEASPFNAGTLKLVEDLIAFLRADKVEVRLYERGFLHAKAYLLHHDVIGQHNRSDRLRPYAAIVGSSNFTGPGLTSNRELNIVHRVFTQADEPTDHAAAERVAYLAREATSERATDLQPSGAAVPATARRLIKSEVGARAISDLTQWFERQWRDAGDFKQDLIELLDASKFGTTEYTPYQVYLKALYEYFRDELGEEALDAGRSAVALAEFQDDAVKRARRILARYDGVLIADSVGLGKTWIGKKLLEDFAYHRRQKAIVVCAASLRDMWRKELATATIAAQMLGMEEMGRETFDPKPWGDADVILIDESHNFRNDKANRYLGIEQIIQLNGGRGRDGDRKKVILLSATPINNDLYDLLNQIRLFTQAEPDYFRDIGIGDLNLYFRRARQQMRQQDASAGTVLFNLLEEIVVRNTRPFIRVAYPNATINGKPVRFPDRKLRTVQYSLGATYAGLYDEIVAAIDHLSLAPYKLEFYRKPETVLDKQDHEWEQGREQGFVGIFKTRFLKRLESSIEAFRLSLHRALTFESTYLDYLLDGKVVSSRDFQKAMRFLERDAEDESDPGSVADQLDTVAEAKAYIDGLLRVDLNQYDLRRLRHDVEADISLLKRLYDRTAPLAADDAKLEALKEALATDLKGKKVLVFSSFKDTARYVHRTLSNDAEWLKRIGQPTIRRIDSGNHPSERGHILGLFAPVANQADAKPEDQIDILISTDVLSEGQNLQDCGIIVNYDLTWNPIRLVQRNGRIDRIGSPHETVVICNMFPEDELERLLRLVERLTDRIAQIDELGLLDASVLGEVVHPRTFNTIRRIRNEDGAVLDEEEERAELAGPETLLRQLKELLNRQGKDSLAALPHGIHSGLRRDKCHGMFFYFQAPRPDGSGQRHFWRYIDAKTYDVLDNRFQIAQMIACQPDEPRFIGDQDVFLLQEKVIDHILRSEKEAEAKAAAPKSVDPAQQAVAEELKNALRRGTVERDATKAAIRYLGQPMGRFAVKRLKASYAEWTKDRSDQVLLSSVQSLAVDYGKEAADSTSRELTLAREDLELICFEYVSR, encoded by the coding sequence GTGATTCCGTTCGTAATCGACAACGACCAGCATCGCCTCAGCGACGTGCTCAACGCCTTGCTGGCCGAGAGCCACGGCACGCCTTTCGATGTAGCCACCGCCTACTTTTCAGTCTCGGGCTATCGGCTGGTCAAGAACGAACTGCACAAGGTCGGCGCATTTCGGCTGCTGCTCGGGGCCGAGCCGGAATCAGGGAAGGACATCGGTCTGCGACCCGACGAGCGGAGGGTGCTGCTCGCCAGACTGCGGGGAGACCTGGAGGCGTCACCGTTCAACGCCGGGACGCTGAAGCTCGTTGAAGATCTGATCGCGTTCCTGCGGGCCGACAAGGTCGAAGTCCGCCTGTACGAGCGCGGCTTCCTGCATGCCAAGGCGTACTTGCTTCACCACGACGTAATCGGCCAGCACAATCGGTCGGATCGCCTGCGACCCTACGCGGCCATCGTCGGGTCGAGCAACTTCACCGGCCCGGGCCTGACCAGCAACCGGGAGTTGAACATCGTCCACCGAGTGTTCACGCAGGCCGATGAGCCGACTGACCACGCGGCAGCCGAACGCGTCGCCTATTTGGCTCGTGAGGCGACGAGCGAACGAGCGACAGACCTGCAACCGAGCGGCGCCGCGGTGCCCGCGACCGCCCGGCGGCTGATCAAGAGCGAGGTTGGCGCAAGGGCGATCTCTGACCTCACGCAGTGGTTCGAGCGACAGTGGCGCGACGCAGGCGACTTCAAGCAGGACCTGATCGAGCTGCTTGATGCGAGCAAGTTTGGAACGACCGAGTACACACCGTATCAGGTCTATCTGAAAGCGCTCTACGAGTACTTTCGCGACGAGCTCGGTGAAGAGGCTCTGGATGCAGGCCGCAGCGCCGTCGCGCTGGCGGAGTTCCAGGACGACGCGGTCAAGCGCGCTCGCCGCATTCTGGCGCGATACGACGGTGTGCTGATCGCCGATTCGGTGGGACTCGGCAAGACTTGGATCGGCAAGAAGCTGCTGGAAGATTTCGCCTACCACCGCCGTCAGAAGGCGATCGTGGTGTGCGCCGCGTCACTGCGCGACATGTGGCGCAAGGAACTCGCGACCGCGACGATCGCCGCGCAGATGCTCGGCATGGAAGAGATGGGGCGCGAAACGTTTGATCCGAAGCCGTGGGGCGACGCCGATGTGATCTTGATTGACGAGAGCCACAACTTTCGCAATGACAAGGCGAACCGCTACCTCGGCATCGAGCAGATCATCCAGTTGAACGGCGGACGCGGGCGCGACGGGGACAGGAAGAAGGTCATCCTTCTCTCGGCCACGCCCATCAACAACGATCTGTATGACTTGCTGAACCAGATTCGCTTGTTTACGCAGGCGGAGCCTGACTATTTCCGCGACATCGGCATCGGCGACTTGAACCTGTACTTCCGCCGTGCCCGGCAGCAGATGCGGCAACAGGACGCTTCCGCGGGCACCGTCTTGTTCAACCTGCTGGAGGAGATCGTCGTTCGCAATACGCGGCCGTTCATCCGCGTGGCCTACCCGAATGCAACGATCAATGGCAAGCCCGTTCGTTTTCCTGACAGGAAGCTCCGCACCGTGCAGTACAGCCTCGGGGCCACATACGCGGGGCTCTATGATGAAATCGTCGCCGCCATCGACCACCTTTCCTTGGCGCCGTACAAACTCGAGTTCTACCGCAAGCCTGAAACCGTCCTCGACAAGCAGGACCACGAGTGGGAACAAGGCCGTGAACAGGGTTTCGTCGGAATATTCAAGACTCGCTTCCTCAAGCGCCTGGAATCGAGCATCGAGGCCTTTCGGCTCAGCTTGCACCGGGCGTTGACGTTCGAGTCGACCTACCTCGACTACCTCCTCGACGGAAAGGTTGTCTCATCTCGCGACTTCCAGAAGGCGATGCGGTTCCTCGAACGCGACGCGGAAGATGAATCAGATCCTGGTAGCGTTGCCGATCAGCTCGACACGGTTGCGGAGGCGAAGGCGTACATCGACGGCCTGCTGCGTGTGGACCTGAATCAATACGACCTTCGCCGGTTGCGGCACGACGTGGAGGCCGACATCTCGCTCCTCAAGCGGCTGTACGACCGCACGGCGCCGCTGGCGGCCGACGACGCAAAGCTGGAAGCCCTGAAGGAAGCGCTCGCGACTGACCTGAAGGGCAAAAAAGTACTGGTGTTCAGTTCCTTCAAGGACACGGCTCGATACGTCCACCGGACGCTGTCGAATGATGCGGAATGGCTGAAGCGCATTGGACAACCTACGATCCGTCGCATCGACAGCGGTAACCATCCAAGCGAACGAGGCCACATTCTCGGGCTGTTCGCGCCGGTCGCGAACCAGGCGGACGCCAAGCCGGAAGATCAGATCGACATTTTGATCAGCACCGACGTGCTGTCGGAGGGTCAGAATCTCCAAGACTGTGGGATCATCGTCAATTACGACCTGACGTGGAATCCGATTCGCCTTGTGCAGCGAAATGGCCGTATTGACCGCATTGGCAGCCCACACGAAACGGTTGTGATTTGCAACATGTTCCCCGAGGATGAGCTCGAGCGGTTGCTCCGGCTGGTTGAACGGCTGACCGACCGCATCGCGCAGATCGACGAACTCGGCTTGCTGGACGCGAGCGTCCTGGGCGAGGTTGTCCATCCGCGAACCTTCAACACGATCCGCCGGATTCGCAACGAAGACGGAGCCGTGCTGGACGAAGAGGAGGAGCGCGCGGAATTGGCTGGGCCGGAGACGCTTCTCAGGCAATTGAAGGAACTGCTGAATCGTCAGGGGAAGGACTCGCTGGCGGCGTTACCTCACGGCATCCACTCCGGTTTGCGGCGGGACAAATGCCACGGGATGTTCTTCTACTTCCAGGCTCCGCGGCCTGACGGTTCGGGCCAGCGGCATTTCTGGCGCTATATCGACGCCAAGACCTATGACGTGCTCGACAACCGCTTTCAGATCGCGCAGATGATCGCCTGCCAACCGGATGAACCGCGCTTCATCGGCGATCAGGACGTGTTCTTGCTCCAAGAAAAAGTCATCGACCACATCCTGCGGTCCGAGAAGGAGGCCGAAGCTAAGGCGGCGGCTCCGAAGAGTGTTGATCCCGCGCAGCAGGCCGTGGCTGAGGAATTGAAAAACGCTCTGCGTCGCGGCACGGTCGAACGCGACGCGACGAAGGCGGCCATTCGCTACCTTGGCCAGCCGATGGGTCGCTTCGCCGTCAAGCGTCTGAAGGCATCCTACGCGGAATGGACCAAGGACCGTAGCGACCAGGTGCTTCTGTCGTCGGTGCAGTCCCTCGCGGTGGACTACGGCAAGGAGGCGGCGGATTCTACGTCCCGCGAACTCACGCTTGCCCGCGAGGACCTGGAGCTGATCTGTTTCGAATACGTGTCCCGCTGA
- a CDS encoding von Willebrand factor type A domain protein, with protein MPFRFGRPFYAVVLLCLASCRSGARSEAFALTAPPVVPQDGPGASSEVAKDGSQTTTSSASSEPVDLRVALSHSSYSASAPERLVAKIDLFGRARTASTRQPLNLALVFDRSGSMAEDQKFTHALRAAQLAVENLSDRDIVSLVAFNQDAVVLSPAGRAVNKEFLRHRLGEFSPEGWTNLSAGLLEGLAQIDSQGKADQLKQIIVLTDGLANRGVTDPDKLRKLAASANQRGIGISTLGVGTKFDEKLLTALAEAGGGRYTYVASPEQIPTAVAAELRGLLDVVAQNARLELRLNPGRIKRIYGRLLDAPVPSYTFDLGDIRAGERSILLVELAPTALAAGGVTALDVALTFDDPDQGARRRFETRQEARFAESADQIRTGEKPEVVVCARLCDAMEKAEEALEGLDIERFRELTRTFDALYEQARRLALDSRDQEMLNETFLLKHFMTDLAAASQESLLHGHDEAKRRIQKDVDYRRYLLEHHRGGGQPHR; from the coding sequence ATGCCGTTTCGTTTTGGCAGGCCGTTTTACGCGGTGGTGTTGCTCTGTCTCGCCTCATGTCGAAGCGGCGCGCGTTCTGAAGCCTTCGCTCTGACGGCGCCGCCGGTCGTGCCGCAGGACGGTCCGGGAGCGTCATCGGAGGTTGCCAAGGACGGTTCACAGACAACCACCAGCTCCGCGTCCAGCGAACCCGTCGACCTGCGCGTAGCGCTCAGCCACTCGTCATACAGCGCTTCTGCTCCGGAGAGATTGGTTGCCAAGATCGACCTGTTCGGTCGCGCACGCACGGCATCGACGCGGCAGCCGCTCAACCTGGCCTTGGTGTTCGACCGATCCGGCTCGATGGCCGAGGATCAGAAGTTCACGCACGCCCTGCGAGCCGCGCAACTGGCCGTCGAGAATCTCTCCGACCGCGACATCGTGTCGCTGGTTGCGTTCAACCAGGACGCGGTCGTCCTTTCGCCCGCCGGCCGGGCCGTCAACAAGGAGTTCCTGCGCCACCGCCTGGGAGAGTTCAGCCCGGAGGGTTGGACGAACCTCAGCGCCGGCCTGCTCGAAGGTCTGGCGCAGATCGATTCGCAGGGCAAGGCTGACCAGCTCAAGCAGATCATCGTACTGACCGACGGGCTGGCCAACCGCGGCGTCACGGACCCGGACAAGCTGCGCAAGCTCGCCGCCAGCGCCAACCAGCGTGGCATTGGCATCTCCACGCTGGGCGTCGGGACAAAGTTCGACGAAAAGCTGCTGACCGCGCTGGCCGAGGCCGGCGGGGGCCGCTACACGTACGTCGCCTCGCCCGAACAAATCCCGACGGCGGTCGCCGCGGAACTGCGCGGCCTGCTCGACGTGGTCGCCCAGAACGCGCGGCTCGAGCTGCGCCTCAACCCGGGCCGGATCAAGCGCATCTACGGCCGTCTGCTGGACGCCCCGGTCCCGTCGTACACGTTCGATCTGGGCGATATTCGCGCCGGCGAGCGGAGCATTCTGCTGGTCGAGCTCGCGCCCACGGCGCTGGCCGCCGGCGGCGTCACCGCGCTGGACGTCGCGCTGACGTTCGACGACCCCGACCAGGGCGCACGCCGGCGGTTCGAGACGCGCCAGGAAGCCCGCTTCGCCGAGAGCGCAGACCAGATTCGGACGGGCGAAAAACCGGAAGTGGTCGTCTGCGCGCGGCTTTGCGACGCGATGGAGAAGGCCGAGGAAGCCCTCGAAGGGCTCGATATCGAACGCTTCCGCGAGCTGACGCGCACCTTCGACGCTTTGTATGAGCAGGCCCGCCGCCTGGCCCTCGACTCGCGCGACCAGGAAATGCTCAACGAGACGTTCCTGCTCAAGCACTTCATGACCGACCTGGCCGCCGCCAGCCAGGAGTCCCTGCTGCACGGACACGACGAGGCGAAACGGCGAATCCAGAAGGACGTGGATTACAGGCGCTACCTGCTCGAACACCACCGCGGCGGCGGCCAGCCGCACCGCTGA
- a CDS encoding Xylose isomerase-like TIM barrel, translating into MIAAHIDSYRRGLREALQASAADGYRLLHAGTVETELDPARFSHSARRHLSKYLADLGLRLAGLSAEFPGLGLGDPQTADARLAHVRATLEMCAEMRLPVAVVSLRGLGDATGGSVASQVASQLADLADRAGVRVALATGDDDPTRVLESVRTLGCPNLGLAIDSAARGIAPAAACAGGVEIASVTLRDVHRSGGGVEETRFGGGDVDFAALLAELAAGDYRGELVIHRRQPGVDGMRQAREYIDSLATAARRG; encoded by the coding sequence GTGATCGCCGCCCACATCGATTCGTATCGCCGCGGACTCCGCGAGGCCCTTCAGGCCTCGGCGGCTGACGGCTATCGGTTGCTGCACGCCGGCACTGTCGAAACGGAGCTCGACCCGGCGCGGTTCTCGCACAGCGCCCGCCGGCACCTGTCGAAATACCTCGCCGACCTGGGCCTGCGCCTGGCAGGGCTGTCGGCGGAGTTTCCGGGGTTGGGTCTGGGTGATCCGCAAACCGCCGACGCACGCCTGGCGCACGTTCGGGCGACGCTCGAAATGTGTGCCGAGATGCGGCTGCCGGTCGCGGTGGTCTCGCTGCGCGGCTTGGGCGACGCGACGGGTGGATCGGTCGCGTCGCAGGTCGCCTCGCAGCTCGCCGACCTGGCCGACCGCGCCGGAGTTCGTGTGGCGCTGGCGACCGGCGATGACGATCCGACCCGTGTGCTCGAATCCGTGCGAACGCTCGGCTGTCCAAATCTCGGGCTGGCGATCGACTCGGCCGCCCGCGGGATCGCGCCGGCCGCCGCCTGCGCCGGCGGCGTCGAGATCGCCAGCGTCACGCTGCGCGACGTGCACCGCTCGGGGGGCGGCGTCGAGGAGACGCGGTTCGGCGGCGGCGATGTGGATTTCGCCGCGCTGCTCGCTGAACTGGCCGCCGGCGACTATCGCGGCGAACTGGTGATTCATCGGCGGCAACCCGGCGTTGACGGGATGCGCCAGGCTCGTGAATATATTGACTCGCTCGCAACCGCGGCGCGGCGTGGGTAG
- the phoP_4 gene encoding Alkaline phosphatase synthesis transcriptional regulatory protein PhoP, producing the protein MATFEGKKILVVDDDPDIVTAISAGLADTRATLQTASDGAAAVSVAEQFAPDLVILDIMLPQKSGFLVLERLRQGKPRGAAPRVIMITGNAGKRHKQYAEALGVDEYLNKPFRMERLLELTEKLLSK; encoded by the coding sequence GTGGCGACGTTTGAAGGCAAGAAGATCCTGGTCGTCGATGACGATCCGGACATCGTCACCGCCATCTCCGCCGGACTGGCGGATACGCGGGCGACCCTGCAAACCGCCAGCGACGGCGCCGCGGCGGTCAGCGTCGCCGAGCAATTCGCGCCCGACCTGGTCATCCTGGATATCATGCTGCCACAGAAGAGCGGCTTCCTGGTGCTCGAGCGCCTGCGCCAGGGCAAGCCGCGCGGCGCGGCCCCGCGCGTCATCATGATCACCGGCAACGCCGGCAAGCGCCACAAGCAATACGCCGAAGCGCTCGGCGTCGACGAATACCTCAACAAGCCCTTCCGCATGGAGCGGCTTCTGGAACTGACCGAGAAGCTGCTGTCGAAGTGA
- the purF gene encoding Amidophosphoribosyltransferase, whose product MTGEVKHYCGLLGIANHPEAAELTYLGLYAQQHRGQESAGICSADGKTLKRKAGVGLVTDALSTSDLIELRNPLAIGHVRYSTTGSCSDSNSQPLQVSCSIGQIAIAHNGNLVNAAQVRSDYEAHGHIFITTSDTEVILHMLADQKFVAREDPLAAVLGQLVGTYCLLLLYPDRIEAVRDPTGNRPLCLGRLGEAWVAASETCALDMIDAEYVRDVEPGEIVTLTAAGAMRSRYFVKPGAVRPAPCIFEQVYFADPASNIFGENVHLVRKEMGRTLAREAPAQGDLVIAVPNCARCAALGYHEQSGIPIGRGFTSNHYVGRSFIQPSQTIRDLTVRLKLNPIRAAVAGKRLVVVEDSVVRGTTTRQKMQALRRAGARELHLRVASPPVRHPCYYGIDFPSRDELIAHTRSVEEVRRFLGVDSLHYLSLDGMLSSVRRTRGETCSACFSGDYPIPVDRLFRKDQFEQ is encoded by the coding sequence ATGACCGGTGAAGTGAAGCACTACTGCGGCCTGCTGGGCATCGCGAACCACCCCGAAGCAGCAGAACTGACCTACCTGGGACTCTACGCCCAACAGCACCGTGGACAGGAGTCCGCCGGCATCTGCTCGGCGGACGGAAAAACTCTGAAGCGCAAGGCGGGCGTGGGCCTGGTGACCGACGCGCTCTCGACCTCTGATCTGATCGAGCTCCGGAATCCGCTCGCGATCGGTCACGTCCGCTACTCCACGACCGGCTCGTGCAGCGACTCGAACTCCCAGCCGTTGCAGGTGAGCTGCTCGATCGGCCAGATCGCGATCGCGCACAACGGGAACCTGGTGAACGCGGCGCAGGTGCGCAGCGACTACGAAGCCCACGGGCACATCTTCATCACCACCTCGGACACCGAGGTGATCCTGCACATGCTGGCGGACCAGAAGTTCGTCGCGCGCGAGGACCCGCTGGCGGCGGTGCTGGGGCAACTGGTCGGCACCTACTGCCTGCTGCTGCTCTACCCCGACCGCATCGAAGCCGTCCGCGATCCGACCGGCAATCGCCCGCTTTGCCTGGGGCGGCTGGGCGAGGCGTGGGTGGCGGCCAGCGAGACGTGCGCGCTTGATATGATCGACGCGGAGTACGTGCGTGACGTCGAGCCGGGCGAAATCGTGACGCTCACCGCCGCCGGCGCGATGCGCTCGCGCTACTTCGTCAAACCCGGCGCCGTTCGCCCGGCGCCGTGCATTTTCGAGCAGGTCTACTTCGCCGACCCCGCCAGCAACATCTTCGGCGAGAACGTGCACCTGGTGCGCAAGGAGATGGGCCGCACGCTGGCGCGCGAGGCGCCGGCGCAGGGCGACCTGGTGATCGCCGTGCCCAACTGCGCCCGCTGCGCCGCGCTGGGCTATCACGAGCAGTCAGGAATCCCGATCGGGCGCGGCTTCACCAGCAATCACTACGTCGGCCGCTCCTTCATTCAGCCCAGCCAGACCATTCGCGATCTGACCGTGCGCCTGAAGCTGAACCCGATCCGCGCGGCGGTTGCGGGCAAGCGCCTGGTTGTGGTCGAAGACTCCGTCGTGCGCGGGACGACTACGCGGCAGAAGATGCAGGCGCTGCGGCGGGCGGGCGCGCGGGAGCTGCATCTGCGCGTCGCCAGCCCGCCCGTGCGGCATCCGTGCTACTACGGGATCGACTTTCCCAGCCGCGATGAGTTGATCGCCCATACGCGGAGCGTCGAAGAGGTGCGGCGGTTTCTGGGCGTCGATTCGCTGCACTACCTGTCGCTGGATGGGATGCTGAGCAGCGTGCGGCGGACGCGCGGCGAGACTTGCAGCGCGTGCTTTTCGGGGGATTATCCGATTCCGGTGGACCGGCTCTTCCGCAAGGACCAGTTCGAACAATAG
- the ftsH_2 gene encoding ATP-dependent zinc metalloprotease FtsH: protein MAEDQRNPQDGRPSGGGNGLPPKPPMRMTRGAFSWLIILGVAMMLLVMVNQSMSRNTEIKIDEFWRYVQNGVVKELLIREDMIVGEVTENQPTLPAGGKFEVRYPGIAQNFDKFEEKLDRMAVKNRPKYRYQPSNNLVINIALSLIPWIVLFAIAYFFIFRQFRQAGAGAGMLGNFGRSRHRMSTKEHTNVTFSDVAGIEEAKDEVLEIVEFLRNPKRFQRLGGRIPRGVLLVGEPGCGKTLLAKAIAGEAEVPFFSISGSDFVEMFVGVGASRVRDLFRQAKENSPCIIFLDEIDAVGRRRGVGYNGGGHDEREQTLNAILVEMDGFESDDQVIVIAATNRADVLDPALVRPGRFDRQVFVPLPDVKGRFEILKVHAKKIKLQPPVETKLQRLARATPMFSGADLAAVINESALLATLSGKDAVEMEDLEESRDKVRWGRAKRSRVVEEKDRVLTAYHEAGHALVQSLLKDADPVHKVSIIPRGPYGGVTFSLPEKDRTAYSRSYLDATLRVLCAGRLAEELLGEDINSGASGDIKQVTTMARYMVTEWGMSDRLGFVYYGDEPTTRNRAAEIGLSKEFSDKTSEVIDEEVRRIVDAAYVDTRRLIDGHRERLEAIAQALLKYETLDGDEVRRLIAGEVLDKPTVADLIAAEQDRRRLDSPPVARPVKHPPEEDAGPIPSPA from the coding sequence ATGGCAGAAGATCAACGCAATCCCCAGGACGGCCGCCCGAGCGGCGGAGGCAACGGACTGCCGCCCAAGCCCCCGATGCGCATGACGCGCGGCGCGTTCAGTTGGCTCATCATTCTCGGCGTCGCCATGATGCTGCTGGTGATGGTCAACCAGAGCATGTCGCGCAACACCGAGATCAAGATCGACGAGTTCTGGCGCTACGTGCAGAACGGGGTGGTGAAGGAACTGCTCATCCGCGAGGACATGATCGTCGGCGAGGTGACTGAGAACCAGCCGACGCTTCCGGCCGGCGGCAAGTTCGAGGTGCGCTACCCCGGCATCGCGCAGAATTTCGACAAGTTCGAGGAGAAGCTCGATCGCATGGCGGTCAAGAACCGCCCCAAGTACCGATACCAGCCCAGCAACAACCTGGTGATCAACATCGCCTTGTCGCTGATTCCCTGGATCGTCCTCTTCGCGATCGCCTACTTCTTCATCTTCCGCCAGTTCCGCCAGGCGGGCGCGGGCGCGGGGATGCTGGGCAACTTCGGCCGCAGCCGGCACCGCATGAGCACCAAGGAGCACACGAACGTCACCTTCTCCGATGTGGCGGGTATCGAGGAAGCCAAGGATGAGGTGCTCGAGATCGTCGAGTTCCTGAGGAACCCGAAGCGTTTTCAGCGGCTGGGCGGGCGCATTCCGCGCGGCGTGCTGCTCGTGGGCGAGCCGGGCTGCGGCAAGACGCTGCTGGCCAAGGCCATCGCCGGCGAGGCGGAGGTGCCCTTCTTCTCGATCAGCGGCTCGGACTTCGTCGAGATGTTCGTCGGCGTCGGCGCCTCGCGCGTCCGCGACCTCTTCCGACAGGCGAAAGAGAACTCGCCTTGCATCATTTTTCTGGATGAGATCGACGCCGTCGGGCGACGCCGCGGCGTGGGCTACAACGGTGGCGGCCACGACGAACGCGAGCAGACGCTCAACGCGATTCTGGTCGAGATGGACGGCTTTGAGAGCGACGACCAGGTGATCGTCATCGCCGCGACCAACCGGGCCGACGTGCTCGATCCGGCGCTCGTCCGCCCCGGCCGTTTTGACCGACAGGTATTTGTGCCGCTGCCGGACGTGAAGGGCCGCTTCGAAATCCTGAAAGTCCACGCCAAGAAGATCAAGCTCCAGCCGCCGGTCGAGACCAAGCTTCAACGTCTGGCGCGCGCCACGCCCATGTTCAGCGGCGCGGACCTGGCCGCGGTCATCAATGAATCGGCCTTGCTGGCGACGCTCTCGGGCAAGGACGCGGTCGAGATGGAGGACCTCGAAGAATCGCGCGACAAGGTTCGCTGGGGCCGGGCCAAGCGCAGCCGCGTGGTCGAGGAAAAGGACCGCGTTCTGACGGCGTATCACGAAGCCGGGCATGCCCTGGTGCAGTCGTTGCTGAAAGACGCCGACCCGGTCCACAAAGTCAGCATCATCCCGCGCGGGCCCTACGGCGGCGTGACGTTTTCCCTGCCGGAAAAGGACCGCACGGCCTACAGCCGCAGCTATCTCGACGCGACGCTGCGGGTGCTGTGCGCCGGGCGCCTGGCTGAGGAGCTGCTGGGTGAAGATATCAACTCCGGCGCGTCGGGCGACATCAAGCAGGTCACGACCATGGCCCGTTACATGGTCACCGAATGGGGCATGAGCGACCGCTTGGGCTTCGTCTACTACGGCGACGAGCCGACCACGCGCAACCGGGCCGCGGAAATCGGCCTGAGCAAGGAATTTTCCGATAAGACCAGCGAGGTCATCGACGAGGAGGTGCGCCGGATCGTCGACGCCGCCTACGTCGACACGCGCCGTCTGATCGACGGTCATCGCGAGCGGCTCGAAGCGATCGCCCAGGCGCTGCTGAAATACGAGACGCTGGATGGCGACGAGGTGCGCCGCCTGATCGCCGGCGAGGTGCTCGACAAGCCGACCGTCGCCGACCTGATCGCCGCCGAACAGGACCGCCGCCGGCTTGACTCTCCGCCGGTGGCGCGGCCGGTGAAGCATCCACCCGAAGAAGACGCCGGGCCGATCCCCAGCCCGGCGTAG